Proteins encoded by one window of Phosphitispora fastidiosa:
- a CDS encoding plasmid mobilization protein produces the protein MSERKRRTIKVKRVKDVASLGQITDEQLLGDAEKYDKDNYNPLENMEDKEILIPNRTKVITIRFTENENEKIQKIAQENGISKSALVRMLVTRSLKKSDFF, from the coding sequence ATGAGTGAAAGAAAAAGAAGAACAATAAAGGTCAAAAGGGTTAAAGACGTTGCCAGTCTAGGGCAAATTACTGATGAACAATTATTAGGAGATGCAGAAAAGTATGATAAGGACAACTATAACCCACTTGAAAATATGGAAGATAAAGAAATTCTTATTCCAAATAGAACCAAGGTAATTACTATTCGTTTTACCGAAAATGAAAACGAGAAGATCCAAAAAATAGCCCAGGAAAACGGTATAAGTAAAAGTGCTCTTGTAAGAATGCTAGTAACTCGTTCATTGAAAAAGTCCGATTTCTTCTAA